A genomic window from Brassica oleracea var. oleracea cultivar TO1000 chromosome C8, BOL, whole genome shotgun sequence includes:
- the LOC106311044 gene encoding cold-shock protein CS120-like, which produces MLKVHAGKGTHEQANKHEHEDGEKKGFMEKMKEKLPAAGGHHDQANKPEHQEDGKEKGFMEKIKGKLPAPGGHHDQANKHEHHEDGKEKGFMDKIKEKIPGVHNGKPEVEPRHENGKEKGFMEKIKEKLPGHIKHDDSDEKKKET; this is translated from the coding sequence ATGTTAAAAGTTCATGCAGGTAAAGGGACTCATGAGCAAGCCAACAAGCATGAGCATGAAGATGGGGAGAAGAAAGGGTTTATGGAGAAGATGAAGGAGAAGCTTCCTGCAGCTGGAGGTCATCATGACCAAGCCAACAAGCCTGAACATCAGGAGGATGGGAAAGAGAAAGGGTTTATGGAAAAGATCAAGGGGAAGCTTCCTGCACCTGGAGGTCATCATGACCAAGCCAACAAGCATGAGCATCATGAGGATGGGAAGGAGAAAGGGTTTATGGACAAGATTAAGGAGAAGATTCCTGGAGTTCACAATGGAAAGCCCGAAGTTGAGCCTCGTCATGAAAATGGTAAAGAGAAAGGGTTTATGGAGAAGATCAAGGAGAAGCTCCCTGGTCATATCAAGCATGATGACAGTGATGAGAAGAAAAAGGAAACTTAG